The DNA window ttgcgatggtcccacctcggctccaactgctgcctcaaCCGCTTCCCGCGaatacgcaaatgcaccgtgcttcatgtcattttgacccgacgaTATATGGTGGTTTGAATCGACGTGGAACCATCGCTAGCTGCAtcgatggatggtgctagcgagggtcctaccgcgatcctaaccgttacgcACTACCCCGTCGCTCCGAGAGCATCCGccactgcaccgtgctttatgccattttgatcctactataaatgaaatttcaatgTGGCTTTACTTTGAAGCTTTGAGGTTGTAAAAACTGAATAGTTTCTTCTTTGTGTGGATAAAATGTGGATCTCTATATGCAGATGTGCGGCAGCATCGTTTGCAACGGCTATGTGGCATATTGTTGTCTCGGTTGGAGTGGTCATGGGAATCGGTTTTGGGCTTATGTATTGCCCTGCTATAGTGATAGTAACAATGTACTTTGAAAAGTAAGTGATTTGCTTACGTATCAAACTGAGTACTCGTTGCGTGAggcacaaaaatatttttttctaggcgTCGATCATTAGCGACAGGTATTGCAGTTGCTGGTGCTGGAGTCGGAACCGTACTATTCTCACCTATAAATGAGTTCATCATCAGCAATTTTGGATGGAGAGCCGTGTTCTACACATTTCTCGGTATATTTGCATGTAGGAACAGTTTTTATGATTGTAATTGACTGGTaaggagatgaaaaaaaaactcatatgacccagtaaaaaacggaaagaagTAGCTCCGGGGTTGATAAACTGCTAACAGTTTTGTCTGGTAGGATAAGGACACTGATTTAGCACATCGGCCAGTctgtaaataactaaatataaaataaataataaatataatgacaaataataatataataataaatataaataaatattaagtaAATGTATAATCCAAACGCGCTTCCGTAAACCtccaacgattctgagttgaattcgaacgcgttggtgcatcccaagcggattgagaCATTACAAAAAGCGGCTTAGAGGACTAAAACTTAATAAGAAATATTGCTGACATACATATTAACGAGAAGGTGAACATGGAAAACCTGAAAATAAGCAGGTCTCAAATTTCATCTGTGCACCGACTTTTGtgaaaatccaaaaaggaTCGTCTATGGTTCAACTTTCATCAGTGAAATGCTCTATGCGGttaacaaaaaaggaaataatcaaCAAAAGCAGATGAGGAAATATTGAGATTGTTTTCCCTCACTTATTTCGTAATTATCATTCTCAAAACTTACTTTCacttagaggcagcataccacgaaactgacggaTCTGTAAGCGAATAGGTAGAGGTCGTAATTACGCGGAAGTGAGTGTAGAGAATCCACctaaagcggcgcggttgaaCTGACTATTGCGAGCGACTCGGGCTCCGGATATGAGTGAGGATCCcatctcgatcgcaaccgctggcttcaccgcgccgcttcgagcgcggtAGCTTACGCAGCTACActgagcttcaggtcgttttgacccagctCTACCAACTAATTCAATTTGTATTCCTGATCTATTTTCGGAATTTACCCATTAATATTTTAGGAGTACTTGCTCTTTGTATTGTATGTGGTTGGACCTTCCGGCCTCTGGCATTCCGAGAAGTTGACGATGATGAAACGGAATCTACGCCAGTCGGGAAGAAACCCGAAACAACTGCTATCGAGGTACGTTTTAAAGAgctaattatatttatttattattagctAATTATATAAAAtctgtttccttttttaaaggaaagagCTGCTCTGCTGACCTCAGAAGATCAACCAAAAGCCCATGAAGTTATAAAGGAAGCTAAGTCATTGACAGACATTAAACCTGCGGATGGAGAAAGTGAGAGATTATCATCTTGCAAAAAATGTGACGAACTTTCTGAAGGTATATTTCATGTAAGAACCATCTCCACGTCGAAGGCGTTGCGATACTGTCGGAGAAAGAGACACAGGATTCCTGAACAGAAAGGATGTCTTTTATACTGGATCTATCACCAACGTCGCGCAGTTCATGGAAAGTCCTGACAGATACAGGTAACACGAATGTCATTCACTGAAATAATATTTCGTGGCCCGAATTGAGGTTTCCACTTTACTTGTTTGCAGTTGTTCATTTCCACTAATGGTTTGCAAAACATATCTTTagtttaagattttttttttaaattttgttcataGATCTTTTGAAGGACTACGTTGTTATACAGAAACTCCCGTCATTTCGTCTGCATGCAAAACAAATAACCATAAAACTACCATTAATGCGGCAAAGGTAATTAGGGGGGAGGACACTCAACACTGTTCCAATTGAACTGTAAACGAACTGCCCTTAGATCGTGGAAATCGTTTCTAGAGCACAAAAACTGTTCAGGACTGTAAAATGAGTTTCCCATTTGAGAAGACAGTAGTTCACCAATGGATAGTTCATaactggaagtaaataactaaccCATTcggggccctaaaacctaTGCATTAGTTTTGGAGGATCCATGgtatgtaggctaaagctaccaaaagaataaagaaagacaCAGCTGGAATTACTAGTGCTTCAACATTCCCAATCTCTCCAAACAGGCTTAAGTGATTAGTGTGGGCCGTATCATGTAGTTCTTTCAACCTAGAAAAAAGACCAGAAATGGCCTGAGAGGTGGTTTCTGCGCAATCCGGATTTGACAGTAaggaacggtttttttttcgggtgtTGGTATTGTGCGCTAATAGCAGGAGGAAAAAACCGCAAAGCGAACTGGAAAGTACGTATGAAAATGACCCCTAGCTTTGTCAATAATATCTACTACTAGTAGAActaacagtaaaaaaaactttcattcGTATTCCCCAATTTCAAATCAAGTttacaaaagatttttttcagaagaatgtAGCCAAAGAATACattctgctttaaaaaatcttacCTATGCTCTTTTGCAATATTGATATTCTCATAAcagtttctcatttcttcgtttctagttcttttttctttgcagatcAACTGGATCTTTGCACAAACGCACACTCAGCACTGCTACCGCTGTTTCTATTGACAAGTTGcaagaagtgaaagaaacaAGTGAAGAACCTTCCGAGGATAGTAGCTCAGACAATGCCGAGGGAAAAAATATGTTCATGTATgctcaattcatttttcttttacgtcTTCGATAAcgattatcgatttttcaagGACCATAAGCAGAATGCTCTCCTTATCCCTATTGATCGACCCTACATTCTTAATCTTTGCCATTTCCAACCTTCTAACATCCGTTGGATTCAACTCACCGTTGTACTTCTTACCATTGCATGCTACAAGAGGGGTCGGTCTCGATCCTGCAAGCTCATCAAGagttctttctgttttcgGTATGCATTTcgatttttactttattcacTGCCCGAAATGATTCTTTTAGGATTATGTAACACTCTTGGTCGAGTTGTTTTTGGCCTTGTGGCGGATCATAGGCTTCCGCTACCTTATGGACTTGGTAATGATACTGCCAGAAATAGACTATGGATGTATAACATTTCACTTTCGGTGGGTTCTGTTTAGTATTCGTGAAATGGATTTTTGATAATTTGCGCgaataaggaaaattttcaaactattTGACGCCAACAAAACGTGTATATATATCAAAGAATAGAATTTATGCCGAGTTCGGTAAGGGGTGACGATTTTGATGTTATAACAGTGGTAGTGGGGAAATTAGTGTCTTTGTAAGCTCGATGGAAATTAGTGCCTTTGTAAGCTCGATGGCTACTCGCCTGTAGATAGCACGTAATAACGATGGAGTGGTGGATACAGTGTGATATTATTTTTGGCGCAAGAAGAGAGAAGACGGTGCATTGACTTTAAAAAGTTTCGTTAAAACGAGACTATTTGTCGTACTTAAAGAGAGTCAAtacatttttgagaaaaaaagttctgggcttctttgttttcttcaataaCACTATGCATTTAGTCCTAGAGCAAAGCTCctcaaaatatattttaattaCTTGAAAATCGTCACCCCCTCAATCCCTTCAATACTGCACAATCTACCTTCCATACTGAACGACACAAGTTCTTTCGGATTGAAAATTTGGGAAGGTCTGCAGGACAAACGTCTGCTACCTTCACTCTCCCTGAGAACTAAGCAAAACTTCTTAAACTCGCTTTAAAGGAAGTAACCACGCGGAgccgtttcaaaaaaagattgcTCTAGTTCTGTTATGAAGAATGGTACGCATATGAGGCCTTTAATGGGGCTCCTACCTCCCGCGTATTATCGcctaaaatttgtgaaaaccACAATATTTCTTTAACGACCTGTGGTTGCGTATTTaagttatgattttttttgctacaccAGTTTTTATAAGCCATCAATTCTAGATCTGTGGAATTCTCACCGCATTATGTTACCTCTGCACTGGCTTTACTTCCCTCTCCATCTACGCTGGCCTGTTTGGattctctatttcttcttaCATCTGTCTCACCAGTGTGATTCTCGTTGACCTTCTTGGACTAGATAAGCTAACAAATGCTTTTGGTCTCCTTCTTCTGTGGCAGGTAAAATCTCATTTGTCGAATTAATgaacatatttatttgaatatctTGTCTAACGAGTATTTGCAGGGAGTGGGCACTGTTTTTGGGCCACCTATAGCGGGATATCTTGCAGATGTTACAGACACCTACATATGGTCATTCGTGTTCTGCGGAGTAAACCTACTGGTAAGATTgtataaagaaaatattgaaacaaatatatagtaatttcttcaaataagcCTCTCAGTGGTTGTGTTAGTGTTCGTGGTGGCATTCAGTCTAGTTTCCTCTTCATACCATTTGAGCTGGTCATCATCGACGTTTCTGCCCACACTTTCGATGCGTACATCCTACATTAGTTAAATGCCGATTTGGCCTTAGCACATTTTGAATGTCTCTTCAGTCCACAGTCCTTTTCCGGCAGCATCCAGCCCAGGAAAGAAAACTCATCCACGAGATCAATTGGTTCTCCTTCCAGTCTTGTTCTCACTAGAGGTTTCGGGGAGAGGGAGAGTCAAACCTGATGCTTGCATCTATCGGAGCGAGGTAGTAATCTGTAGAGGACTTAGCCAGTTTCGATACAGGGCTGACGACATGCCCTAGCTAATCACCAAGTAATGCCTTGATGATTCTAGAACGACATCATTGTCTCACATTATAAactattattacattattattaccattattacaTTGTCTAACTGTTCTTCCCGTGATGTCATTGACAAACAAGTTGAGTAGGAAGAGCCTCGTGACAGTCACTTGTCTCACTGCAGTTGTCACTTCGAACGATGAAGTACTGCCGGCTGATGTTCGAACAGTAGGAGTTGTTCTCTATATGATCACCTGAACCTTCCTGTTATTTCTTTGGCtagaagcgcgttgagaagaatATCGATTAAGAGGGTTGAAAGCGGATTCGAAGCTCTAAAAAGCTAACTGCATAGGTTCTCATTGTTGTTGTCACAATACGACCACGCAATTTACAATAGGTCCTCTCTCGGCCTGGTCGATCGAACAGCCAATAATGATATTCTTAGTAGGTAGGGCATGAAGGAAGcataaagtgtccggcgttaatcaatctctATGGAGATGCGTGTGCACGTCCGACTTTATTTGAcaaccgtttgaggtttacgagttcgcgtgcagccttacacTGACTTGCGGGAGTATGCACTTGCAGAAGATGTCAttactttaaatttttattagtcAGTGAAAGCAAGCGAAACGAGCACCATAAGAAGTCTAAAagccgggtttttttttttggtcggacgttcagactggtgtaCAGAATAAGCGCTGTGTTATCAGCATAGTGtgtatatattgtattatatgtaatataatCATATGATTATACTAcgattacaattacaatttatGATAGCACAACAGGGATCACTCTTGCATTGCGAACCAGCAAGCCATTTAACTTCGTAATCGAGCAATGTAATTTTTACAGATATCCGGTCTGATGCTCTTCACTATACcttatttccaaagaaaaagagcaaaggAAGCTATACTCCGTGATACATCCAAACAACGAAACGAAGCCAACAAAAGTTAATATGAGTTATCAACGCTTGTGATGTTCTATATACTCCGAGTTTTTACGATAATTGCCTTGAACGGACGACTTCTGCGAGCACTCTTCTACGGCTCCTATTGTTTTAATTATTGGCCTTATCCTTCTTTGATTATTCCATTCCCAATTGCCAGACTTCGGTCGTACCGTTGTTCGCTGTCTCTTTCGTTCTCTATGTTGtgtccttaatttttttgttgttttcgacATTCTAGCTTCAAGTTTTTAGACTTGTTGTGATACTCTCTTGATTTGTTGTTCTGGTATTATTGTTAGAGGGAAGTATAACGTTCAAATTCTGGATGTTTCAGaagttctcaaatttttgtgaGCACTGTTGTTGATAAGTCACTTTTTTGATTGCACTTCTCCTTTATACGTGTTTTTCTTCAGAGTTGGTTCTACTTCGAATGACAAATATTCTTGATCCTTTCCGTACATGACGTTTCCTTTGAGCCTGTATACAGTGTATTAGAGGGGTGCTCAATCGGAAAATCCTAGATTTAATTTGCATTTTCTTACTATGTTCGATAAAGGAAATTTCGCACCCGTCACTTCATGTCTTAATCACGGCACTTCCCGCCACGATTCGGGAAATCAATTTCAAATAGTTCCGAGTATAagtgtgtatatatatatatatatatatatatatatatatatatatatatatatatatatatatataagaagCGGAGACCAAGTTTCGCACATAGTATACGCTTCTCCTATATACATTTATTGCACACTTATATAAACAAGTTTCGTAAGAATTAAGGCTTTTGCTGCGAAGCTACTATATCTGTGGCGATTTCGCATTGATTTCGACTTTTTCGGGCCACATTTGGCTGGAGAATGAAGAGGGTGGAGTTCGGTGAATGCGTTGCAGAAAGGGAACTCCTATGGAAGATCGCCGGTGTCCGAACTGTGGAAATCTCAGGAAGGTATCGAAGCATGTGCATACCAGCCATAGGAAGATGGAAATTTGAGTGCATGCTTCACGCGTGCTGACAACTTGAAATCACCAGGAAAATCGGTAATTTAAAAGGCACACTCTTCTAGTCTTTACATGGTGAccgggaatttttctttggaagccAGGTGTTCGCTTAAGATTTTAGAATAGAGAAGGAAATGGCTCGAATGCTCGAGGTGACATAAGGAAACATGCAGTGTAATTAATAGTTTCAAGATGTGCTTGTCTTGCTCCATACACTAAAAATTGTAGAGTGAATAGGGTGGACCGAATACCATCGTGCAGATCGACGAAACCAACATCAAGTGTCTCAAGTGCAACGATGGCCGTGTCGTCACAAAGATTGGTTCGCAGGTGGACCTAACACGGCACGAAACTGACTTTTGTCGAAATCGTCGGCAGGCGCGACGCCGCTACTTTGAAAGGGAATATTCAGAACTACAACTGTATACTGTACTATATACTATATTCAGAACATCCTGGAAGAACTAATCGACCTGATTTGTGGAGTAGTCAGAACAACCTCGCTGATATCGGCTACATTCACGAGAGAGTAAAGCACCGCATCAATTTCCTAGATCCTGCCACGAGAATTCACACTCAACGCATTGAGGGCACATGGTCACATTTGGAGGAGAAGGATCTGCAGATAGAGCAGCTTCAATGGATCATCGCTTCTTTGAGGCTTTGTGAAAGAGGAAACGCAACAACCTCTTGTACGAACTGTGACAGTCGTTTTTGGTTAAGTACAGTATTCGTTGATGGGAGGATTTAAATCCAACAACTTTCTTTAAGGCTATACTCAATCCAACGACTCTCTTTAGCGCCACAAAAAAACGGACCTCTGGTGCCTGACCTAAGGCTCAGTATAAATGACTGAgtaaaattcgaatttttttttcataaatctcaGGTAACCGAGACTACCAAGCATATAAATTAAATCGGTGGttagtttcaaaaagaaaatcgaatcTAGCCAAAACTGCTTCTTGTTTTACGGAAACtggttttagatttttttttactttgctaCTACTACATGTTTTACATTTCATGATACCTCGAGAGAGACTTCAACATCGGATCTTGTCTATTGCCCCTCTTCTACCTTAACAGCGAGTTTGGAATATGATGGGGTAAAATAAATGTTACTGGGGTTAATATGGCACAATCGAGTAAGTGAACCCGAATTGTGATGACACAGTCTAAGAGAGAAAAACTGACTCCGAATATTAACATTTGAATCAAATCATTTGAAatcattaaagaaaaaaatcattaaatctAAGTCTAAATCATTAAAGACAAAATCCTACTGGAACTTAACAATGGTATTGAAGGAATTCCCGCTGTTTTGAGGTGTTCCAGAAGTCACTATACAGAAGTGCActtggcgtaaaaaaaaaagtgtcgcGACGAGGGACGACGCAACACATCCACGGTGGAAGGTGCAACGCATCCCTAAGCCAATTCTGCAGTGCACAAAAAACTCCATTaccctttcttcttctcgtcTTTTATTTGGATGATTTAATTTCTGACCCACTTTTTGTAATTGTGTACGATGACATTCTTCATAGTTCTAATTTCAGTAAGACACCTTTTTTGCTTGTTCAGTAGTTTCTTCTGATTAGATGGCTTCTTCTCAAGGATTTCAGTTTCAGTTTGCAGTAATTGGATTTACGACCGCACTTTTTGTTTAACTGAGCATAGTTGGCTCGCTTCAAGGACggattttgagattttactTGGACTGCAAGGAGTACTCATAGCACATAGAATAGTTCTAtacaataatacaaaaaaagacagaaattgAATCCCTACAAACCATAATCTTATACAAGGTGAAGCATAATGCTCTTCCATATTCTAAGGcgctgaaaaaatgaaaacaatctacattttaaaaaaaaactgaatatatTTCTGAAAACTACACCAAATGCAACTTTACTTATTGAGCTTTAAAAGTTGATGTGATCGGCACATACTTTTTTGAGGAGGACTCTGCAGCGGTAACTATCACTGGTGACTTCAGACTTATGGTGGTGCTCATCTCGCTTGCTTTCATTGATTGATGAAAATTTAAACTATTCGAATcttctgtaaaattaaatttggatTCTCCAACAGTGTTTCCTTTGGTGCTTTCTTTTAGAAGTTTAAGCACAGATTGAAGATCTCacacttttctttctaactgtgtcagttctacatttagagAATATTTATCTTTAATTTTACACCTATACTCCTTCAATACCAACACCAcccaaaaaacaaattattcgaagtatgagtttttctCTTGTTGTTCTCCATCAATTAACACAGAATGATGTTCtggcatgaaatgacgtgatcgTCATTATCGTAAGAGATATAAAGATAATATTCTACGTCAGATTACTCAAACTAATAGCTACTATTCACGCAGCGGTTTGCATatgtgtttccaatttctgaagaaaagatgttacCAATCTGAGGCAGACGAGCAAGGAAATAgacaaaaaagataaaggatagtgtctggcgttaatcaatccgccagcgatgcgccaccacattcacgtcaattcagaatcgtttgaggtttacgaacgtgtaattggcctatagaatgacttgcgcgGGCTAGCCTATGTTTcaagtcagtgattttatcctcccagacaagtctggtaccaaattatcgacTTCGAAGGAACTCCGGTAGGATGAGAGGCCTGGTGAgtactagagcggattcgaacctcaaaCGGGAAATAGATACGTGGAGGAATACATAGGGTGAAACGAAAGACCAACAAGCGAGTGTATTTGTCACGGTTATGAAACGGTTCACAACGTCCTATCTACCTGATAACAACTCCACTTGGAGTTATTGCGCGACACTGGTGCACCGCTGCGCACCAATGCgatgccgtgggacccgtctcaccccattcTGGGACACTCACCACGCGCACACAAGTGACAGACATCCCGTTATGATATAGCACGATTCTGTTATTTATGATCtactattcatttattttactaatATAGTGACTTTAAGACCTTGGTTTGCAAGGACTAGTATATAAATACCTACCTTGTTGTTTCAGGGAATAGTCTCAAAAGAAAAGCCGTAGATGAGCACTTTACGACGTTTCAGGAACCTTAACTATAAATCAAAGGAGAAGAATATCAGAATAAGTagtgaatacaaaaaaaggaagaaagtggAGCCAAATTTCGACCGAAGTTGATGGATGGTACGACGGTGTGACGTTTTGATAATCTGAACAACACGTGTTTCTGAGAACTAGTTTGCTGTGCCATta is part of the Necator americanus strain Aroian chromosome V, whole genome shotgun sequence genome and encodes:
- a CDS encoding hypothetical protein (NECATOR_CHRV.G17535.T1); its protein translation is MTAGPTSTSSRRLVPIPPDGGWGWVVVVGSFFIHVFADGFVYSFGVLVDVLMKEFDSDNTMASFIISLLTGLTLGSGPLASAICNRFGCRITTITGACIAIIGCAAASFATAMWHIVVSVGVVMGIGFGLMYCPAIVIVTMYFEKRRSLATGIAVAGAGVGTVLFSPINEFIISNFGWRAVFYTFLGVLALCIVCGWTFRPLAFREVDDDETESTPVGKKPETTAIEERAALLTSEDQPKAHEVIKEAKSLTDIKPADGEKPSPRRRRCDTVGERDTGFLNRKDVFYTGSITNVAQFMESPDRYRSTGSLHKRTLSTATAVSIDKLQEVKETSEEPSEDSSSDNAEGKNMFMTISRMLSLSLLIDPTFLIFAISNLLTSVGFNSPLYFLPLHATRGVGLDPASSSRVLSVFGLCNTLGRVVFGLVADHRLPLPYGLGNDTARNRLWMYNISLSICGILTALCYLCTGFTSLSIYAGLFGFSISSYICLTSVILVDLLGLDKLTNAFGLLLLWQGVGTVFGPPIAGYLADVTDTYIWSFVFCGVNLLISGLMLFTIPYFQRKRAKEAILRDTSKQRNEANKS
- a CDS encoding hypothetical protein (NECATOR_CHRV.G17536.T1) produces the protein MQRHRDVRTEASARGSNNASGPRNSPETGVNADYQNVTPSYHPSTSVEIWLHFLPFFVFTTYSDILLL